One Verrucomicrobiaceae bacterium genomic window carries:
- a CDS encoding LysM peptidoglycan-binding domain-containing protein, whose translation MAAYMIQRGDTPTGIARKHGMSFDDFKAMNPGLCDAQNHCRILFPGQVVQVRSTAASPQRPATAGQAFAPQAPPWMEIALREQGVAEWSPGDNPRIVEYLASVGIRGGDETSWCAAFVNWCIRKAGFKGHQTGLAGPWISYGRAVAPTYGCIVVTQPLSAGASGHIGFLHALDERNAWLLSGNSANRVRISAYSRSKLAAGQCFRWPA comes from the coding sequence ATGGCAGCCTACATGATACAGCGCGGCGACACCCCCACCGGTATCGCCAGGAAGCACGGCATGAGCTTTGATGACTTCAAAGCCATGAACCCCGGCCTCTGCGATGCACAGAACCACTGCCGCATCCTCTTCCCAGGCCAAGTCGTGCAAGTCCGCAGCACGGCAGCGAGCCCGCAGCGCCCCGCTACCGCTGGGCAGGCCTTTGCCCCCCAGGCCCCGCCGTGGATGGAGATCGCGCTGCGTGAGCAGGGCGTGGCAGAGTGGAGTCCGGGCGATAATCCGCGCATCGTCGAGTATCTCGCCAGTGTCGGCATCCGTGGTGGGGATGAGACGAGCTGGTGTGCCGCTTTTGTGAACTGGTGCATCCGCAAAGCAGGCTTTAAGGGTCATCAGACAGGCCTCGCGGGGCCATGGATCAGCTATGGAAGAGCCGTGGCCCCCACCTACGGCTGCATCGTCGTCACGCAGCCGCTTTCCGCAGGTGCCAGCGGCCACATCGGCTTCCTCCACGCACTCGATGAGCGGAATGCCTGGCTGCTCAGCGGCAACAGCGCCAACCGCGTCCGCATCTCCGCCTACTCCCGCTCCAAGCTCGCCGCCGGTCAGTGCTTCCGCTGGCCAGCGTGA
- a CDS encoding phosphatidate cytidylyltransferase, which produces MNESAPVAAAPPPKTRRHVFAARLTSTLILWGVIVAALLWQNEWGIAGVMAFFGLAGVAEYHRLMGAGADMRAHGVLGMLVALGWWIAVFYWMAQHGAEGGGPPMWMDLVALTISLQGGFLLSYRRELEGERTLRRVFAVVFGTLYGVVSFGFLLRVMDCRPGPGMGGLWLALFLILVTKFSDMGAYVIGVLFGRHKMIPHISPAKSWEGLVGAFLGAFGGAALLMGLMADKLAPLTWMHAMVLAPLLCAVAVSGDLAESVLKRCVAIKDSGHKLPGIGGILDLTDSLIFTAPVFYFYLQVLGV; this is translated from the coding sequence ATGAACGAATCCGCACCCGTAGCTGCTGCCCCTCCACCGAAAACACGGCGGCATGTCTTTGCAGCGCGGCTCACCTCGACGCTGATCCTCTGGGGCGTGATCGTGGCGGCGCTGCTCTGGCAGAATGAGTGGGGCATCGCCGGGGTGATGGCTTTTTTTGGTCTGGCAGGTGTCGCAGAGTATCACCGGCTGATGGGCGCGGGCGCGGATATGCGTGCGCATGGGGTGCTGGGCATGCTGGTGGCTCTGGGCTGGTGGATCGCGGTTTTTTACTGGATGGCGCAGCATGGGGCAGAGGGCGGTGGGCCTCCGATGTGGATGGATCTGGTGGCACTCACGATCAGTTTGCAGGGTGGTTTTTTACTGAGTTACCGCCGAGAACTGGAGGGGGAGCGCACCCTGCGGCGGGTCTTTGCGGTGGTCTTTGGCACGCTCTATGGAGTGGTGAGCTTCGGCTTTCTGCTGCGGGTGATGGATTGTCGTCCGGGGCCAGGCATGGGCGGGCTGTGGCTGGCGCTTTTCCTCATCTTGGTGACAAAATTCAGCGACATGGGTGCCTATGTCATCGGGGTGCTGTTTGGTCGGCATAAAATGATCCCGCATATCAGTCCGGCGAAGTCCTGGGAGGGACTGGTGGGTGCCTTTCTCGGTGCCTTTGGCGGTGCGGCACTGCTGATGGGCCTGATGGCGGATAAACTGGCTCCGCTGACGTGGATGCACGCCATGGTGCTGGCTCCGCTGCTCTGTGCGGTGGCTGTGAGCGGCGATCTGGCCGAGTCCGTGCTGAAGCGCTGCGTGGCGATCAAGGACAGCGGGCATAAGCTCCCCGGTATCGGTGGCATCCTGGATCTGACCGACAGCCTCATCTTCACGGCACCGGTGTTTTACTTTTATCTGCAAGTGCTGGGGGTGTGA
- a CDS encoding sialidase produces the protein MKKLLLALWVVGSPCVCSAAGDGPFSVIPAEFEAVEAPGRSPLLFRDGSAVKSAADWERRKAEIRREWTEIMGAWPQVIERPRMEILETKAREEGITQQKIRIETGPGQMGDGYLLIPDRAGKRPAVFVPYYDAETSCGIGEKPLRDFAWQLARRGFVALAIGSPGGDARKPVMSAGAQCQPLSYLGYICANMWQALAALPQVDAERIGVLGHSYGGKWSLFGSCLWEKYACAAWSDPGIVFEETRGSINYQEPWYLGLDPALTRKPGLVRSDSPRTGAYRVLVERGHDLQELHALMAPRPFLVSGGAEDPPRRWAVLKHAMAVNRLLGFTGRVSMTNREKHDPNEESNEAIYRFMEHWLRP, from the coding sequence ATGAAAAAACTCCTTTTGGCTCTTTGGGTGGTCGGTTCTCCCTGCGTGTGCTCGGCGGCGGGTGATGGGCCGTTTTCGGTGATTCCGGCTGAGTTTGAGGCGGTGGAGGCTCCGGGGCGGTCGCCGCTGCTGTTTCGCGATGGTTCGGCAGTGAAATCGGCGGCGGATTGGGAACGGCGAAAGGCGGAAATCCGCCGCGAATGGACGGAGATCATGGGTGCATGGCCGCAGGTGATCGAAAGGCCCCGGATGGAGATTTTGGAAACGAAGGCCCGTGAGGAGGGCATCACGCAGCAGAAAATACGGATCGAAACGGGCCCTGGGCAGATGGGGGATGGCTATCTGCTGATCCCCGATCGTGCGGGGAAGCGACCGGCGGTGTTTGTGCCCTATTATGATGCGGAGACGAGCTGCGGCATCGGTGAGAAGCCGCTGCGTGACTTTGCCTGGCAGCTCGCACGGCGTGGTTTTGTGGCGCTGGCCATCGGCTCACCGGGCGGGGATGCGCGGAAGCCAGTCATGAGCGCGGGGGCGCAGTGTCAGCCGCTTTCTTACTTGGGGTATATCTGTGCGAATATGTGGCAGGCGCTGGCGGCGCTGCCGCAGGTGGATGCGGAGCGTATCGGTGTGCTGGGGCATTCGTATGGCGGGAAGTGGTCGCTTTTTGGCTCCTGCCTGTGGGAAAAGTATGCCTGCGCGGCCTGGAGTGATCCTGGGATTGTGTTTGAGGAGACACGCGGCAGCATCAATTACCAGGAGCCGTGGTATCTGGGGCTCGATCCCGCACTCACGCGGAAGCCGGGGCTGGTGCGGTCGGATAGTCCGCGCACGGGGGCCTATCGGGTGCTGGTGGAGCGTGGGCATGATCTCCAGGAGCTGCATGCGCTGATGGCTCCGAGGCCGTTTTTGGTGTCTGGCGGGGCGGAGGACCCGCCGCGCCGCTGGGCGGTGCTGAAGCATGCCATGGCGGTGAATCGCCTGCTGGGCTTCACCGGCCGGGTGAGCATGACGAACCGTGAAAAGCATGACCCGAACGAGGAATCGAACGAGGCGATTTACCGCTTTATGGAGCATTGGCTGCGGCCTTGA
- a CDS encoding sulfatase-like hydrolase/transferase: MLFHLQAAPKPTNVVFILTDNQGAWTLGCYGNPDIRTPHIDRLSAEGMRFTRALSSNPVCSPTRATFLTGLIPSQHGVHSFLDPKFMMGPEAYNTLQEFTSISEVLHDSGYECGLSGKWHLGANMSPCEGFTTWTTKPDGSTQEFYDQKVIENGQIRIEPGYTTDFWTRKAVEFLDTRAKDKPFFLFLAYNGPYSLGNLMLKEARNRHAAYYTDKPLHSFPRDSMHPWQFANKAFHNTDAGRRRMAAEVSGVDDGVGTVMAALKERGLDQDTLIVYSSDQGWMGGQNGIWGMGDHTKPTGAHELMMQIPLLFRHPGQIPAASTCDALVSNYDFMPSLLGYLGLGQKMPTKPKSPGRDFSPALRGQPLQNWDNTIFYEMEYCRAIREDRWKYVSRIPAGPYELYDMQSDPQERFNLHGQPGTEEVESGLKSRLEAFFARYADPQYDLWKEGHSKAKLHTAKEP; this comes from the coding sequence ATGCTTTTCCACCTCCAGGCTGCACCAAAGCCTACCAATGTGGTCTTCATTCTGACTGATAACCAGGGTGCATGGACCCTCGGATGTTACGGCAACCCAGACATCCGCACTCCGCACATCGACCGACTTTCTGCGGAAGGCATGCGCTTTACCCGAGCACTGAGCAGCAATCCCGTGTGCTCCCCCACTAGGGCCACCTTCCTCACCGGGCTGATCCCATCGCAGCACGGCGTCCATAGCTTCCTAGACCCGAAATTCATGATGGGGCCAGAGGCCTACAACACCCTCCAGGAGTTCACCTCCATCAGCGAAGTCCTGCATGATTCCGGCTACGAATGTGGGCTCAGTGGAAAATGGCACCTCGGGGCCAACATGAGCCCCTGTGAGGGATTCACCACATGGACGACCAAGCCAGATGGCAGCACCCAGGAGTTCTATGACCAGAAAGTCATCGAAAATGGCCAAATCCGCATCGAACCGGGCTACACCACGGATTTTTGGACGCGGAAGGCGGTCGAATTCCTCGACACTCGGGCCAAGGACAAGCCCTTCTTCCTTTTCCTGGCCTACAATGGCCCCTATTCGCTGGGGAATCTGATGCTCAAAGAAGCCCGCAACCGCCACGCCGCCTACTACACGGACAAGCCGCTTCACAGCTTCCCCCGTGACAGCATGCACCCCTGGCAGTTCGCCAATAAAGCCTTTCACAACACCGATGCAGGCCGCCGCCGCATGGCTGCGGAGGTCAGCGGCGTGGATGACGGCGTGGGCACCGTGATGGCCGCACTGAAGGAGCGGGGGCTCGATCAGGACACGCTCATCGTTTACTCCAGTGATCAGGGCTGGATGGGCGGCCAAAATGGCATCTGGGGCATGGGCGACCATACGAAGCCGACAGGTGCGCATGAGCTCATGATGCAGATCCCCCTGCTTTTCCGCCATCCGGGCCAAATCCCGGCTGCATCCACCTGCGATGCCTTGGTGAGCAACTACGACTTCATGCCCTCCCTGCTCGGCTACCTGGGGCTGGGGCAAAAAATGCCCACCAAGCCGAAAAGCCCCGGACGGGACTTCTCCCCTGCCCTACGTGGCCAGCCGCTGCAAAACTGGGACAACACCATCTTTTACGAAATGGAGTACTGCCGTGCGATCCGTGAGGACCGCTGGAAATACGTCTCCCGCATACCCGCTGGCCCCTATGAGCTCTACGACATGCAGAGTGATCCGCAGGAGCGATTTAACCTGCACGGCCAACCTGGCACCGAGGAGGTCGAATCTGGCCTAAAAAGCCGTCTTGAGGCCTTTTTTGCCCGCTATGCGGACCCGCAATACGATCTGTGGAAAGAGGGCCACTCCAAAGCAAAGCTCCATACCGCCAAGGAGCCGTAA
- the purM gene encoding phosphoribosylformylglycinamidine cyclo-ligase, producing MSTQAAAHTYKQAGVDIHEAASLVDDIGVLVKRTQRNRKLANPFGLFAAAYDLSGYKAPIIVTGCDGVGTKLELLLEHDLLEVAGKDLVAMNVNDVLTTGADPIMFLDYVGIPKIEKQQIYRIIAGMTDYLEACDCVLAGGETAEMPGMVPAGMVELSGFAIGAAEKPDLLDPGTIQAGDVLVGWASAGFHANGFSLVRRIIAAEKLSFTQDEMRTLLLPTLLYHEQTRALKAAGVRPRAMAHITGGGLPENLGRIFVKRGLGAKLRIPYWENDVAQRVLRHADPSDAFDTFNMGLGWVAILKADDVDKALACGAKVIGEMDTSATVTVEVVK from the coding sequence ATGAGCACCCAAGCAGCCGCCCACACCTACAAACAAGCCGGAGTCGATATTCACGAAGCAGCCTCTCTCGTCGATGACATCGGCGTGCTGGTGAAGCGCACCCAGCGCAATCGCAAGCTGGCGAACCCTTTTGGCCTCTTTGCGGCGGCGTATGACCTGAGTGGCTACAAGGCACCGATCATCGTGACGGGCTGCGATGGCGTGGGCACGAAGCTGGAGCTGCTACTGGAGCATGATTTGCTGGAAGTCGCGGGCAAGGATCTGGTGGCGATGAATGTGAACGACGTTCTGACCACTGGCGCGGACCCGATCATGTTCCTGGACTACGTGGGTATCCCGAAAATCGAGAAGCAGCAGATTTACCGCATCATCGCCGGCATGACGGACTACCTAGAGGCCTGCGACTGCGTGCTGGCTGGCGGTGAGACGGCTGAGATGCCCGGTATGGTGCCTGCGGGCATGGTGGAGCTGAGCGGATTCGCCATCGGCGCGGCGGAGAAGCCTGATTTGCTCGATCCCGGCACGATCCAGGCCGGTGATGTGCTGGTGGGCTGGGCGAGTGCTGGCTTCCACGCGAATGGTTTCAGTCTGGTGCGCCGCATCATCGCTGCGGAGAAGCTGAGCTTTACCCAGGATGAGATGCGCACGCTGCTGCTGCCGACTTTGCTCTACCATGAGCAGACGAGGGCGCTGAAGGCTGCTGGCGTGCGTCCGCGTGCGATGGCGCACATCACGGGCGGTGGTCTGCCAGAGAATCTGGGCCGCATCTTTGTGAAACGCGGCCTCGGAGCGAAGCTGCGCATTCCGTATTGGGAGAATGATGTGGCGCAGCGTGTGCTGCGGCATGCTGACCCGTCCGACGCCTTTGATACCTTCAACATGGGTCTGGGCTGGGTAGCGATCCTGAAGGCTGATGACGTGGACAAGGCTCTGGCCTGTGGTGCCAAGGTGATCGGTGAAATGGACACCAGCGCCACCGTGACGGTGGAGGTGGTGAAGTAA
- the panB gene encoding 3-methyl-2-oxobutanoate hydroxymethyltransferase encodes MLRSLSDLPARKRSGPPLAVLTAYDYPTARVIDEAGIDLILVGDSLGMVVHGLPDTTGVTLEMMEMHTRAVCRGVQRAPVIADMPHHTYRTVKEALETAQRLMACGASAVKLEGGITMLPQIRAILEAGIPFIGHIGMLPQSVREEGGYKKKGKTQEQIDRLHADALALDEVGVPAMVLESIVPAVAADITGRIRSCTIGIGAGDSTDGQVLVTPDILGSYPWFRPPFAKARADLAGETARAVREYIAAVRGKAP; translated from the coding sequence ATGCTCCGCTCTCTGTCTGATCTCCCTGCCCGAAAACGCAGCGGCCCGCCCCTGGCGGTGCTCACGGCGTATGATTACCCCACTGCCCGCGTGATCGACGAGGCCGGGATCGATCTGATCCTGGTGGGGGACTCACTCGGGATGGTGGTGCATGGTTTACCAGATACGACTGGGGTGACGCTGGAGATGATGGAGATGCACACACGGGCGGTATGCCGCGGCGTGCAGCGTGCACCAGTGATCGCGGACATGCCGCACCACACTTACCGCACGGTAAAGGAGGCCCTAGAGACGGCCCAGCGCCTGATGGCCTGCGGTGCCTCTGCGGTGAAGCTGGAGGGCGGCATCACGATGCTGCCGCAGATCCGCGCTATCCTGGAGGCGGGTATCCCCTTCATCGGCCATATCGGCATGCTGCCCCAAAGCGTGCGTGAGGAGGGCGGATACAAGAAAAAGGGCAAGACGCAGGAGCAAATCGATCGTCTCCACGCCGATGCACTGGCTCTGGATGAGGTGGGAGTGCCTGCGATGGTGCTGGAGAGCATCGTGCCAGCCGTCGCTGCGGACATCACCGGCCGCATCCGCTCCTGCACCATCGGTATCGGAGCTGGGGACAGCACAGATGGCCAAGTGCTCGTGACGCCAGATATTTTGGGCTCCTATCCGTGGTTCCGACCGCCCTTTGCCAAAGCACGGGCTGATCTGGCAGGTGAAACCGCCCGAGCTGTGAGGGAGTACATCGCCGCTGTGCGCGGAAAAGCTCCGTAG
- a CDS encoding squalene/phytoene synthase family protein: protein MSSAALSPEQITSRAKSNLAFALACLPPERKRDMIRFYAFCRVVDDIADDPTTTEDAKERELAHWTRCVLEGTPPGHPVLDEAVALPAKYGFPRAWLAEIIEGVASDITRTRYATFEELLGYCYKVASVVGLVSIEIFGRQRQETRDYAIQLGYALQLTNIMRDVGQDARDTGRIYLPQSELQKFGVTEADILAGRSSDQFLQLMEFQYQRARGYYDAAQRALPDADRPCLTASEIMAEIYSTILEKLRASHYPVFEQRVRISRPHKLWILAKHLLRAKLGL from the coding sequence ATGAGCAGCGCCGCCCTTTCACCGGAACAAATCACCAGCCGTGCGAAGTCGAATCTCGCCTTCGCACTCGCCTGCCTGCCCCCAGAGCGCAAACGCGACATGATCCGCTTTTACGCCTTCTGCCGCGTGGTGGACGACATCGCCGACGACCCCACCACCACCGAGGATGCCAAAGAGCGCGAGCTCGCCCACTGGACACGCTGCGTGCTGGAGGGCACCCCTCCCGGCCACCCCGTGCTCGATGAAGCCGTGGCCCTGCCCGCGAAGTACGGCTTCCCCCGCGCTTGGTTGGCCGAGATCATCGAAGGCGTCGCCTCCGACATCACGCGGACACGTTACGCCACCTTTGAGGAGCTCCTGGGCTACTGCTACAAAGTCGCCAGCGTCGTCGGCCTCGTCAGCATCGAGATCTTTGGCCGCCAGCGCCAGGAGACACGCGACTACGCCATCCAGCTCGGCTACGCCCTCCAGCTCACCAACATCATGCGTGATGTCGGCCAGGACGCCCGCGACACCGGCCGCATCTACCTACCGCAGAGCGAGTTGCAGAAATTCGGCGTCACCGAGGCCGACATCCTCGCCGGTCGCAGCAGTGACCAGTTCCTCCAGCTCATGGAATTCCAGTATCAGCGTGCCCGCGGCTACTACGACGCCGCGCAGCGAGCCCTACCGGATGCAGACCGCCCCTGCCTCACCGCCTCCGAGATCATGGCGGAAATCTACTCCACCATCCTCGAAAAACTCCGCGCCAGCCACTACCCCGTCTTTGAGCAGCGGGTGCGCATCAGCCGCCCGCACAAGCTCTGGATCCTCGCCAAACACCTCCTACGGGCCAAGCTCGGTCTCTGA
- the dcm gene encoding DNA (cytosine-5-)-methyltransferase, whose translation MSEHKKKTLPFRFIDLFAGLGGFHQAAARLGGRCVFASELKEPLRQLYVKNFGLLPDGDIRDVVPTDVPDHDLLCAGFPCQPFSKAGEQMGWKDAVRGTVFHNIVEILRAKQPALVLLENVAHFVHHDSGNTYRKVQQALTDLNYDVRYHQFSPHQFGVPQIRERIYMLASKVPLTDFEWPTPTLGDLDLVSCLDVNPTDARALSSQVSRCLEVWQEFLDLFPESVKLPSFPIWSMEFGATYPTTSETLHEVPLKKLRATHGSFGQPLSRLSLEDILAAVPSHSRSLVGTFPRWKQIFIKQNREFYLEHKAKLKKWLPKIQQFPPSLQKLEWNCQGEARNIWKYVIQFRASGVRIKRPSTSPSLVAMTTTQVPIIGWEKRYMTARECSRLQSMGKLKHLPEGEAAFEALGNAVNVEVVTRILSEALRLLQ comes from the coding sequence ATGAGCGAGCACAAAAAAAAGACCCTCCCCTTCAGGTTTATCGATTTGTTCGCAGGCCTTGGCGGGTTCCATCAGGCTGCGGCTAGGCTGGGCGGAAGATGCGTGTTTGCGTCTGAACTTAAGGAGCCTCTGCGGCAATTGTACGTGAAGAACTTCGGCCTTCTGCCAGATGGAGACATTCGGGACGTGGTGCCGACTGATGTCCCTGATCATGATCTGCTTTGTGCTGGCTTCCCGTGCCAGCCGTTCTCAAAGGCTGGTGAGCAGATGGGATGGAAGGATGCTGTGCGGGGCACCGTGTTTCACAACATTGTCGAAATTTTGCGAGCGAAACAACCAGCTTTGGTGCTGCTGGAAAATGTGGCGCACTTTGTCCATCATGATTCAGGCAACACCTATAGAAAAGTTCAGCAGGCGCTCACTGACTTGAATTATGATGTGCGCTACCATCAGTTCTCCCCTCATCAGTTCGGAGTACCGCAGATACGTGAGCGCATCTATATGCTCGCATCCAAAGTGCCTCTAACTGACTTCGAGTGGCCCACTCCCACTTTAGGCGATCTTGATCTTGTTTCGTGTCTCGATGTGAATCCTACTGATGCCCGAGCACTAAGCAGCCAAGTCAGCCGTTGCTTGGAGGTTTGGCAGGAGTTTCTGGACTTGTTTCCTGAGTCCGTGAAGCTCCCGTCGTTTCCAATTTGGAGCATGGAGTTTGGAGCAACTTACCCGACCACGTCTGAGACGTTGCACGAAGTGCCGCTCAAGAAATTGCGCGCTACGCATGGCTCCTTTGGGCAACCCTTGAGCCGACTATCCCTAGAGGACATCCTGGCAGCAGTACCAAGCCACTCACGTTCCTTAGTTGGGACCTTTCCGCGCTGGAAACAAATTTTCATCAAACAGAACCGTGAGTTTTATCTGGAGCACAAAGCCAAGCTGAAGAAATGGCTTCCCAAAATTCAACAGTTTCCGCCTAGCCTCCAAAAACTTGAGTGGAACTGCCAGGGCGAAGCCCGCAACATTTGGAAATACGTGATCCAGTTCCGGGCTTCTGGCGTCCGCATTAAGCGTCCAAGTACTTCGCCGTCACTTGTCGCAATGACAACCACCCAAGTCCCAATCATTGGCTGGGAGAAGCGCTACATGACCGCACGGGAATGTTCACGGCTTCAGTCGATGGGAAAACTTAAACATTTGCCTGAGGGCGAGGCAGCGTTTGAGGCCCTTGGTAACGCGGTTAATGTGGAAGTTGTCACTCGCATTTTATCGGAAGCATTGCGACTTCTTCAATAA
- a CDS encoding DUF1501 domain-containing protein: protein MNSPNILTRRSFLRRAAVLGSAGACAGTIRDFRLMNSLMAAQNPNPSGPYKALVCVFLGGGNDANNWIVPTDNTTYGEYAAARGNLVLPQSSLLPLRTGPLGTDPTYSYQGRTYGFHPACSRLQTLFGEQKLAIVQNIGTLVRPTTKANYTSGLAAYRPPQLFSHSDQVTHWQTSIPDVPPTTGWGGRVADIYDSVANPSGKISMNVSIAGANTFEIGNLVSQYHVATTGAVSLSGGAMMSGTGARVQAMKEIMALPNSNLQRQAYAKVLDNAIKVGDDLNTNIGPYRDPTDSPAGYGPGNPVQDAAAPWRWNTGLTGIYTTTVQPSGLGGFPNTTLGTQLTMVARLIAANGPTGFDMKRQIFYVTAGGFDTHTAQVDGPGFTNQPTNTGGTHYGLLRQISEAMFAFQRAMEQLDNGDPAKPYSTGVTAFTASDFSRTFPSNSQGSDHGWGSHHIIVGGAVDGGKMFGKLPTFAINGPDDTGTGRWLPTLSVDEHTATLAQWYGLDANEIGSLLPNISRFNTSFGNKYIGFMKPA from the coding sequence ATGAACTCTCCCAACATCCTCACCCGTCGTAGTTTTCTTCGCCGCGCCGCTGTGCTCGGTAGCGCGGGTGCCTGCGCTGGTACCATTCGTGACTTCCGGCTCATGAATTCCCTCATGGCCGCGCAGAATCCCAACCCCAGTGGCCCCTACAAAGCCCTCGTCTGCGTCTTCCTCGGTGGTGGAAACGATGCCAACAACTGGATCGTCCCCACCGATAACACGACCTACGGCGAATACGCCGCCGCTCGTGGGAACCTCGTTCTTCCACAGAGTTCCCTTTTGCCCTTGCGAACTGGCCCGCTCGGCACCGATCCCACCTATAGCTACCAGGGACGCACCTATGGCTTCCACCCCGCTTGTTCACGGCTCCAGACCCTCTTTGGCGAACAGAAGCTCGCTATCGTGCAGAACATCGGGACCCTCGTTCGACCCACCACCAAGGCGAACTACACCTCCGGCCTCGCTGCCTATCGTCCACCGCAACTCTTCTCCCACAGTGATCAGGTCACCCATTGGCAGACCTCCATCCCCGATGTGCCCCCCACCACGGGCTGGGGTGGTCGTGTCGCGGACATCTACGACTCCGTCGCCAATCCCAGCGGCAAGATTTCCATGAATGTCTCCATCGCCGGAGCCAACACCTTTGAAATCGGCAACCTCGTCTCCCAATACCACGTCGCCACCACCGGAGCCGTCTCGCTCAGTGGCGGAGCCATGATGAGCGGCACCGGAGCACGCGTCCAAGCCATGAAAGAGATCATGGCCCTCCCCAACTCCAACCTCCAGCGTCAGGCCTATGCCAAGGTTTTGGATAACGCCATTAAAGTGGGGGATGACCTCAACACCAACATCGGCCCATACCGCGACCCGACTGACTCACCCGCAGGCTATGGACCAGGAAATCCGGTTCAAGATGCCGCCGCTCCTTGGCGCTGGAATACCGGCCTCACCGGCATATACACCACCACCGTTCAGCCCAGCGGTCTCGGCGGCTTCCCCAACACCACCTTGGGCACACAGCTTACAATGGTCGCCCGTCTCATCGCTGCCAACGGCCCCACAGGCTTCGACATGAAGCGCCAGATATTCTATGTCACCGCAGGTGGCTTCGACACGCACACCGCTCAGGTAGATGGCCCAGGATTCACCAATCAGCCCACCAACACTGGCGGCACCCACTACGGTCTCCTGCGGCAGATCAGCGAAGCCATGTTCGCCTTCCAGCGGGCCATGGAGCAGCTCGACAATGGTGATCCCGCCAAGCCTTACTCCACGGGCGTCACGGCCTTCACTGCCTCCGACTTCTCACGTACCTTCCCCTCCAACAGCCAGGGTAGCGACCACGGCTGGGGCAGTCACCACATCATCGTCGGTGGAGCCGTCGATGGCGGCAAAATGTTCGGCAAGTTACCCACCTTCGCCATCAATGGCCCCGATGACACCGGTACCGGCCGCTGGCTCCCGACGCTCTCCGTCGATGAGCACACCGCCACCCTCGCCCAGTGGTATGGCCTTGATGCGAACGAGATCGGTAGCCTTCTCCCCAACATCAGTCGCTTCAACACCTCCTTCGGCAACAAATACATCGGCTTCATGAAGCCCGCGTGA
- a CDS encoding fibronectin type III domain-containing protein codes for MAKVKLDLNTQKPLEVLAASSTHIAAMATPEGTATFPTPDPSVADFLITHNGLSTAINLVSSLEGQLSAARSALPVAVDEHMVNMRSRAAYVEDESGGDPAKIPLSGFAVAGTPGTPIGPLPRPENVRASMGQFPGVIRVSCDPIKGTQTYVTECRLHDEPNQTWQQAKLSTKSRNDITGLISGKNYAYRMAAIGAAGQSPWSDEAVCMAP; via the coding sequence ATGGCTAAAGTTAAACTCGATCTCAATACCCAGAAGCCGCTGGAAGTGCTCGCAGCCTCCAGCACCCACATCGCAGCGATGGCGACCCCGGAGGGAACGGCTACATTCCCCACGCCGGACCCCAGCGTGGCGGACTTCCTCATCACGCATAATGGCCTGAGCACGGCGATCAATCTGGTCTCCAGCCTGGAGGGGCAGCTCTCCGCCGCGCGTTCGGCCCTGCCGGTGGCGGTGGACGAGCACATGGTGAACATGCGCAGCCGCGCAGCCTATGTGGAGGATGAGTCCGGCGGTGATCCGGCAAAGATCCCGCTGTCTGGTTTTGCCGTGGCAGGCACCCCAGGCACCCCCATCGGGCCACTGCCGCGCCCTGAGAATGTGCGTGCCAGCATGGGCCAGTTCCCCGGTGTGATCCGCGTGAGCTGCGACCCGATCAAGGGCACGCAAACCTATGTGACGGAGTGCCGCCTGCATGACGAGCCGAACCAGACCTGGCAGCAGGCGAAGCTGAGCACGAAGAGCCGCAACGACATCACCGGTCTGATCAGTGGCAAAAACTACGCCTACCGCATGGCCGCCATCGGTGCTGCGGGCCAAAGCCCGTGGAGCGATGAAGCTGTGTGCATGGCCCCGTGA